A stretch of the Ptiloglossa arizonensis isolate GNS036 chromosome 1, iyPtiAriz1_principal, whole genome shotgun sequence genome encodes the following:
- the LOC143147092 gene encoding uncharacterized protein LOC143147092 codes for MHFENQILSNFESQTICSPLDWSICSVTGTIGDGPRDRSRLSIIVLEEFPLPMKTSLLRNRGSSRETHVHVTRIRRKRRSVTEICTSRRKFDLFESRVEESCYYCVHFNAGHRFDFGPTGDDSKFRRICVIGGTVCHVARHPDTPFTCRRKRVRFDAFSRHQPVTSRVLLASVTARSKDFGHVVLAIPRICHDTTVTPFLGIIFKVDRSRCVRERSFETVVNEGRGEINEQLQLPSLVTSPKRVHFTRLAHSVASSTVSIGGYRRCSSWTRTDHPYVRFRFQNARYPINHRLRDTPRNVRTIRADLVKMERHVPDTKTKTRSDDYGPDRRMLVRFSAWPRGLPDIVDPTEEVRGVAVAGIQVKYIHDC; via the exons ATGCATTTCG aaaatcaGATATTAAGTAACTTCGAAAG TCAAACGATATGTTCGCCGCTCGATTGGTCGATTTGTTCGGTGACCGGTACGATCGGTGACGGTCCACGTGATCGTTCTCGTTTATCGATAATCGTTCTCGAAGAGTTCCCGTTGCCGATGAAAACGTCGCTGTTACGCAATCGTGGATCCTCACGAGAAACCCACGTACACGTTACACG CATCCGGCGTAAACGTCGCTCGGTCACCGAGATCTGTACTTCTCGCAGGAAATTCGATCTG TTCGAGTCTCGCGTCGAGGAGAGCTGTTACTATTGCGTGCACTTCAACGCCGGGCATCGATTCGATTTCGgcccgaccggtgacgattcaaAATTTCGCCGCATTTGCGTCATCGGTGGTACGGTATGCCACGTTGCACGACACCCCGACACCCCGTTTACGTGTCGCCGAAAACGGGTCAGATTTGACGCATTTTCGCGTCATCAACCTGTTACCAGCAGGGTGCTGCTCGCATCGGTTACCGCGCGATCCAAAGATTTCGGTCACGTTGTCCTCGCGATCCCTCGAATCTGTCACGATACAACGGTGACACCGTTTCtcggaattattttcaaagtggATCGGTCGCGGTGCGTCCGAGAACGAAGCTTCGAAACGGtcgtaaacgaaggaagaggagAAATCAACGAACAGCTGCAACTACCGTCACTAGTGACGTCGCCGAAACGCGTTCACTTCACTCGACTTGCTCACTCGGTGGCTTCCAGCACCGTGTCGATCGGAGGTTATAGACGGTGTTCCTCCTGGACACGCACGGATCATCCATACGTGCGATTCCGTTTCCAAAACGCGCGGTATCCGATTAACCATCGACTACGGGACActccgcgaaacgttcgaacgattcgggccgatttggtgaaaatggaaagaCACGTACCGGATACGAAGACGAAAACGAGAAGCGACGATTACGGTCCCGATCGTAGGATGTTGGTCAGGTTTTCCGCGTGGCCACGTGGGTTACCGGACATCGTCGATCCTACGGAGGAGGTTCGAGGCGTTGCCGTAGCCGGGATTCAAGTGAAATACATACACGACTGTTGA